A genomic window from Gammaproteobacteria bacterium includes:
- a CDS encoding chalcone isomerase family protein, translated as MTGLMFLFLAGTSMADETSTVIADVSIDNSVQTASGSALVLNGAGIRKKAFFKVYIGALYVKERSQDAGKILSADMENRVLMHFLYKEVSASKLTDAWHDGFSANLPENDYKTMKPRIDQLAAMFPAMKTGDRAVLEYSPDTGTTVTINGQSRGSIAGADFNRALLSVWIGEKPITGSLKAAMLGGK; from the coding sequence ATGACGGGATTGATGTTTCTGTTCCTGGCCGGAACATCCATGGCAGACGAGACATCGACTGTCATTGCCGATGTCAGCATTGATAATTCGGTGCAAACAGCGTCTGGCTCCGCGCTTGTTCTCAACGGAGCCGGAATTCGCAAAAAAGCATTTTTCAAGGTTTATATAGGCGCACTGTATGTCAAGGAACGAAGCCAGGATGCCGGCAAGATATTGTCCGCCGATATGGAAAACCGCGTACTGATGCATTTTCTCTACAAGGAAGTTTCTGCCAGCAAATTGACCGACGCCTGGCATGACGGTTTCAGCGCCAACCTTCCCGAAAACGATTACAAAACGATGAAGCCGAGAATTGATCAACTGGCCGCAATGTTTCCTGCCATGAAAACCGGTGACCGCGCAGTTCTCGAGTATTCGCCGGACACCGGTACCACGGTCACCATCAACGGTCAGTCTCGAGGCAGTATTGCCGGCGCCGATTTCAACCGGGCATTGCTAAGTGTCTGGATTGGCGAAAAACCCATCACCGGTTCATTGAAAGCTGCCATGCTTGGCGGAAAATAA
- a CDS encoding 2Fe-2S iron-sulfur cluster-binding protein, with protein sequence MNITLEPDNHTFEILPKESLLDAALRAGANVRYQCNNGSCGKCKARLLAGNLVPLFQADRPLSGDEAAAGICLMCCNGINSDSGEDVVLNVGRARSSVDVPVQQISAKLNRVQQLTEEILQIELRTPRSRTLWFLAGQSVRLHLDSLLLMATVASCPCNGMLLQFHLSPGYEPAHAMFAERAKKGLVLGLEGPFGECTLNENNPGPAVFVCVDEGFAAAKSIIEHAIALDWPYPVRLYWIRNRLSERYLENYCRSWADAFEDYRYLPASADGLAELRALPATEPLVFKEATWYLSGNSEALSEVVSLLSQLGVPENCRRIAFTDRA encoded by the coding sequence ATGAATATTACGCTGGAACCGGATAATCATACTTTCGAGATCTTGCCCAAGGAAAGCTTGCTGGATGCTGCGTTGCGCGCCGGCGCCAATGTCCGTTATCAGTGCAACAATGGCAGTTGTGGCAAGTGCAAGGCGCGGTTGCTGGCAGGTAATCTGGTTCCCTTGTTCCAGGCTGACCGGCCACTATCCGGTGACGAGGCTGCCGCAGGCATATGCCTGATGTGTTGCAATGGTATTAATTCGGATAGCGGAGAGGATGTGGTTTTGAATGTGGGCCGGGCCCGCAGCTCGGTTGACGTTCCGGTTCAGCAGATCAGCGCGAAACTCAATCGCGTGCAGCAGCTGACTGAAGAAATATTGCAGATAGAGCTGCGTACACCGCGCTCCAGAACCTTGTGGTTTCTGGCCGGGCAGTCAGTTCGATTGCATCTGGACAGCCTGCTACTGATGGCAACGGTGGCCAGTTGTCCGTGCAACGGCATGTTGCTGCAGTTTCATTTGTCCCCCGGATACGAGCCTGCACATGCCATGTTCGCAGAGCGCGCAAAAAAAGGCCTCGTCCTTGGCCTGGAGGGCCCTTTCGGCGAATGCACGTTGAACGAAAACAACCCGGGGCCAGCAGTATTTGTTTGTGTTGATGAGGGCTTTGCTGCAGCCAAGAGTATTATTGAGCATGCTATAGCGCTGGATTGGCCGTACCCGGTGAGATTGTACTGGATCAGGAACAGACTTTCGGAGCGATACCTTGAAAATTATTGCCGATCATGGGCAGATGCTTTCGAGGATTATCGCTACTTGCCTGCCAGTGCTGATGGGCTTGCAGAACTACGAGCCTTGCCTGCGACTGAGCCACTGGTATTTAAGGAGGCAACCTGGTACCTGTCCGGAAACTCCGAAGCACTGTCGGAGGTTGTTTCTTTGTTGTCCCAACTTGGCGTACCTGAAAATTGCCGGCGTATCGCGTTTACCGACCGGGCTTGA
- a CDS encoding ATP-binding cassette domain-containing protein has translation MSVIAARELKKNFGRNAVVKGIDFAVAPGSCFGLLGPNGAGKTTTLKMTLGLSPPTGGELKVFDLPMPGSASLARRRIGVVPQLDNLDPDFTVAENLLVYASFFGIPVHEVQPRLDALLDFVNLRDKADSRIHTLSGGMQRRLTIARALVNDPELIVLDEPTTGLDPQARHLIWRKLRDLVAMGKTLLLTTHYMEEAERLCDELAIMENGLIIAQGSPSALIGRHVLPEVVEVRSEYETVQNLLPEYPDVEAELIGDTLYVYGREVKALLARVDEYASVNYVHRPANLEDVFLKLTGRELRD, from the coding sequence ATGAGTGTAATTGCTGCCCGTGAACTGAAGAAGAATTTTGGCCGCAATGCTGTCGTCAAGGGAATTGATTTTGCTGTTGCGCCAGGCAGCTGTTTTGGTTTGCTCGGTCCGAATGGCGCCGGCAAAACCACAACCCTGAAAATGACCCTGGGGCTGTCTCCCCCAACCGGCGGTGAGCTCAAAGTATTTGATCTGCCCATGCCAGGTTCTGCGTCATTGGCACGTCGCCGTATTGGAGTGGTTCCACAACTGGATAACCTGGATCCGGATTTCACCGTTGCCGAGAACCTGCTGGTCTACGCCAGTTTTTTCGGCATACCTGTTCATGAAGTCCAGCCAAGACTTGATGCGTTGCTTGATTTCGTCAACCTTCGTGACAAGGCGGACTCACGCATTCATACCTTGTCCGGCGGTATGCAGCGCCGGCTTACCATAGCCCGTGCCCTGGTCAATGATCCGGAGTTGATTGTGCTGGATGAGCCAACGACCGGTCTCGACCCGCAGGCGCGTCACCTGATCTGGCGCAAGCTGCGCGACCTGGTGGCTATGGGCAAAACACTGTTGTTGACTACGCACTATATGGAAGAAGCCGAACGCCTGTGTGATGAGCTGGCGATTATGGAGAATGGTCTCATTATTGCCCAGGGCTCGCCATCAGCACTGATCGGCCGGCACGTGTTGCCGGAAGTGGTGGAAGTCAGGAGTGAATACGAAACCGTGCAGAACCTGCTCCCAGAATATCCAGATGTTGAAGCCGAGCTCATTGGCGATACACTTTATGTTTATGGTCGGGAAGTGAAGGCACTGCTTGCCAGGGTAGACGAATACGCCAGCGTGAATTATGTGCATCGACCGGCGAATCTTGAAGATGTATTCCTGAAATTGACGGGCCGGGAGTTGCGCGATTGA
- a CDS encoding ABC transporter permease — translation MNPLLPTGLTGVLAVWRRNIKVWRRLIGPSLLVNFGEPLLYLLGLGYGLGRFIESMNGMPYLSFLAAGIVAASAMTAASFEANYSVYTRMVPQRTYDAMMATPLSVPDILAGELVWCATKSLINGSAILLVAVSLGIASSWLSLWVIPATFFIGLCFAGPALIMTAYASSYDFFNYYQTLILMPMTMLSGVFFPVDGLPFVLQQLIQLLPLIHAVELVRPLMAGQWPADLVLHCTVLCIYTVFGYVVAVRLIRKRLVV, via the coding sequence TTGAACCCATTGTTGCCAACAGGATTGACCGGTGTTCTGGCGGTATGGCGCCGCAACATCAAGGTGTGGCGACGGCTGATCGGGCCGAGCCTGTTGGTGAATTTTGGCGAGCCTTTGCTGTATCTGCTAGGCCTGGGTTACGGGTTGGGGCGCTTTATTGAAAGCATGAACGGCATGCCTTATCTGTCGTTCCTGGCCGCTGGTATTGTCGCCGCGTCAGCCATGACAGCAGCGAGTTTTGAAGCCAACTATTCGGTGTATACACGCATGGTGCCGCAGCGCACCTACGATGCCATGATGGCGACCCCGTTGTCAGTGCCGGATATTCTTGCCGGTGAGTTGGTCTGGTGCGCAACCAAGAGCCTGATTAACGGCAGTGCCATACTCCTGGTTGCGGTGTCGCTGGGTATTGCCAGCTCATGGCTGTCATTGTGGGTGATTCCGGCAACATTCTTTATTGGCCTGTGTTTCGCCGGGCCGGCACTTATCATGACAGCGTATGCCAGCAGTTACGATTTCTTTAATTATTATCAGACACTGATATTGATGCCAATGACCATGCTGTCAGGTGTATTCTTCCCGGTTGATGGACTACCGTTCGTTTTGCAACAGTTAATCCAGTTATTGCCATTGATCCATGCTGTTGAGCTGGTGCGACCACTGATGGCCGGACAGTGGCCGGCTGACCTTGTTCTGCATTGTACGGTTTTGTGTATCTATACGGTGTTCGGCTACGTGGTAGCTGTACGACTTATCCGCAAGCGCCTGGTCGTATAA
- the sfsA gene encoding DNA/RNA nuclease SfsA — MKFDQPLVRGRLLRRYKRFLADVWLDTGVQVTAHTANTGAMTGCAEPGSRVWLSIANKAGRKYPYTWELVETGTGALIGINTLRANALVEEAITGKMLPSLNGYETLQREQRYGDEASRIDLKLSSRIRPDCYIEVKNVTLVRGQTGYFPDAVSMRGQKHLRELIKVVQAGDRAVLCFCVQRDDVTRVGAADWVDADYAEGLKRARKEGVEIMAVVAPPRLNAIAVTGVLPVRLDRESSRCG, encoded by the coding sequence ATGAAGTTTGATCAACCGCTGGTGCGCGGGCGCTTGCTTCGCCGCTACAAGCGATTCCTTGCCGATGTCTGGCTGGATACAGGGGTGCAGGTAACGGCGCATACCGCCAATACCGGCGCCATGACCGGTTGCGCCGAGCCGGGCAGCCGCGTGTGGCTGAGTATTGCCAATAAGGCCGGACGCAAGTACCCGTATACCTGGGAACTGGTTGAAACCGGCACCGGAGCCCTGATCGGCATCAATACCTTGCGTGCCAATGCGCTGGTGGAGGAGGCGATAACCGGCAAAATGCTGCCCTCGTTGAATGGCTATGAAACGCTGCAGCGTGAACAGCGCTATGGCGACGAGGCCAGCCGTATTGATCTCAAGCTCAGCAGCCGCATTCGTCCGGACTGCTATATCGAGGTAAAGAACGTTACCCTGGTTCGGGGACAGACAGGCTATTTTCCCGATGCAGTCAGTATGCGCGGACAAAAGCATTTGCGTGAACTGATTAAGGTAGTGCAGGCCGGTGATCGGGCGGTGTTGTGTTTTTGTGTTCAGCGCGATGACGTCACCAGGGTTGGCGCGGCAGATTGGGTTGATGCAGATTACGCCGAAGGCTTGAAACGCGCCCGGAAAGAGGGTGTGGAGATTATGGCGGTAGTGGCCCCACCCCGGCTGAACGCCATCGCAGTGACCGGGGTATTGCCGGTCAGGCTCGATCGAGAGTCGTCCAGATGCGGGTGA
- a CDS encoding Rrf2 family transcriptional regulator, with amino-acid sequence MKISTKARYAVMAMLELALNDNSSPINLTDISRAQGISLSYLEQLFANLRKSGLVKGRRGPGGGYRLAAAPSDITVAQIVSAVNDNTAAMERRSTKGEYLPADLWDRLSDKIGIYLEGISLAECMENVETLESLEQKAG; translated from the coding sequence ATGAAAATCTCCACTAAAGCTAGATATGCTGTTATGGCCATGCTGGAACTGGCACTCAATGATAACAGCAGCCCGATCAACCTGACCGACATTTCCCGTGCCCAGGGTATTTCCCTGTCGTACCTGGAACAACTGTTTGCCAACCTTAGAAAAAGTGGGCTGGTGAAAGGTCGTCGCGGTCCTGGCGGTGGATATCGCCTCGCTGCAGCACCTTCGGACATCACGGTTGCCCAGATCGTTTCAGCGGTCAATGACAACACCGCCGCCATGGAGCGCCGCTCGACAAAAGGCGAGTATCTCCCGGCAGACCTGTGGGATCGGCTCAGCGACAAGATCGGTATTTACCTGGAAGGCATCAGCCTCGCCGAATGCATGGAAAACGTGGAAACTCTCGAGAGCCTGGAGCAAAAGGCAGGCTAG
- a CDS encoding fructosamine kinase family protein: protein MSQTDNDAWAAIFFDIEQKSGSKLERPHCRSVGGGSINSAWIVDSGELQYFVKTNRADRLEMFIAESEGLNEMIESQNGNHPDRLHIPAPVCVGVAGHSSYIAMEYLAVGSGNSNSMVQLGRALARMHRQSQTQFGWHRDNTIGSTPQPNNRESSWIEFYRQHRLGFQLELAGKNGADRRTLERGLRLSEDLDGFFQQYQPMASLLHGDLWSGNYAILTSGDPAIFDPAVYYGDREADLAMTELFGGFSRDFYSAYNEAWPIDTGYKTRKNLYNLYHILNHFNLFGGGYLGQATHTIDSLLAELN, encoded by the coding sequence GTGAGCCAGACCGATAACGATGCCTGGGCAGCCATTTTTTTCGATATAGAGCAGAAATCCGGGAGCAAACTCGAGCGCCCTCATTGCCGATCGGTCGGCGGCGGCTCCATCAATTCAGCCTGGATCGTCGATTCCGGTGAATTGCAATACTTTGTCAAAACCAATCGCGCGGACCGACTGGAAATGTTTATCGCCGAGTCCGAGGGTCTGAACGAGATGATAGAGAGCCAGAATGGCAATCATCCCGACCGATTGCACATTCCCGCCCCCGTCTGCGTCGGCGTTGCCGGTCACAGCAGCTATATCGCCATGGAGTATCTTGCTGTCGGTAGCGGTAACAGTAACAGCATGGTTCAGCTCGGCCGCGCCCTGGCCAGGATGCATCGGCAATCACAAACACAATTCGGCTGGCATCGCGACAACACCATAGGCTCGACACCGCAACCCAATAACCGGGAATCATCCTGGATCGAATTCTACCGACAACATCGTCTTGGCTTTCAGCTTGAACTGGCCGGAAAAAACGGCGCCGACAGGCGCACCCTTGAGCGCGGCCTAAGGCTATCCGAGGATCTCGACGGATTTTTCCAGCAGTACCAGCCCATGGCATCACTGCTGCACGGTGACTTGTGGTCCGGGAATTACGCCATATTGACTTCCGGCGATCCGGCAATATTCGATCCGGCAGTCTATTATGGGGATCGGGAAGCTGACCTCGCCATGACCGAGCTATTCGGCGGATTCTCCCGGGACTTTTACAGCGCCTATAACGAAGCCTGGCCCATAGACACAGGTTATAAAACCCGGAAAAACCTGTACAACCTGTACCACATTCTCAATCACTTCAATCTATTTGGTGGTGGATACCTGGGACAAGCGACGCACACGATCGACTCCCTGCTCGCCGAATTGAACTAA
- a CDS encoding EAL domain-containing protein, with amino-acid sequence MRSACLQIQKEVCLIIDHLSIRVVPVVAIVIMGVLAIGLVTASDRIFRENAIQREQGLIRDAFAARMDQVLDGHERNAVELAGSLLGDRMFAKAVASSDVDYLRTLLGNTLRNAGQRTGNRDGAGNPLVVAVSDASQSLLVQSSSKINIRHCRPIMNMAVNSGSESGKGVASGFCIEEAAVYYMTAVTVGDGIPSAYVQVVHEPMQLLGLVAEKLGVFLKAGFVNGETFYHSPGWPRSQSEHYLLSDLMVPAIPYDSDLQMVVAKDMKTYYESMDKISYMVTLVAAAIMIIALFMALTILQKSVIDPLQKLTMHVRRIKGDQRHLGDNVRITGNAEVAELSSNINEMTARLGTMYESLERLAFKDPLTNLPNRALLRDRLEQTLLSAAQNKRTFALMILDLDRFKEINDTLGHQMGDLVLQQVGVLLNSRLELGDTMGRLGGDEFAVLMHHADEKAAVRMARDLLNELKQVIKVEDHSFYLGASIGIALFPEHGKTASELLQRADVAMYAAKGAKTGFGVYNTALDQHNPERLALAGDLRDAVINRKFILHYQPKLDIKSNMITSVEALVRWPRGSKKSVPPDIFIPMLEQTGQVTELSRWVIEQSLVQARKWRDAGKPLTVSVNLSVRDLQVSDIVTVIFDLLTYYQLPASVLDLEITESSVMTDPLRALAMLKKLSEAGLSITIDDFGTGYSSLSYLKKFPAKAMKIDKSFVIGMDVDANDDAIVRASVDLAHYMGLKVVAEGVESARVLGRLREIGCDAAQGYHVGRPLPIDEFEHWLALGAWKLASVG; translated from the coding sequence ATGCGGTCTGCATGCCTGCAGATCCAGAAAGAGGTGTGCTTGATAATTGATCATTTATCCATTCGCGTTGTGCCGGTGGTGGCAATCGTCATTATGGGAGTGCTTGCCATTGGCCTGGTGACGGCCAGCGACAGGATCTTCCGGGAGAATGCGATTCAGCGTGAGCAGGGCCTGATTCGCGATGCTTTTGCTGCGCGCATGGATCAGGTGCTTGATGGCCATGAGCGTAATGCTGTCGAGTTGGCCGGGAGCCTGCTTGGCGACAGGATGTTTGCCAAGGCTGTGGCCAGTTCCGACGTTGATTACCTGCGCACCCTGCTCGGCAATACATTACGAAATGCCGGTCAGCGTACAGGGAATCGTGACGGCGCGGGCAACCCGCTGGTTGTTGCGGTCAGTGATGCCAGCCAGTCACTGCTTGTTCAGTCATCAAGCAAGATCAATATAAGGCATTGCCGTCCGATCATGAACATGGCGGTTAACTCGGGTTCTGAGTCCGGCAAGGGTGTGGCGTCCGGGTTTTGTATAGAAGAAGCGGCGGTGTATTACATGACCGCGGTAACAGTCGGAGACGGTATACCTTCAGCCTACGTGCAAGTGGTTCATGAGCCTATGCAGTTATTGGGACTGGTTGCTGAAAAGCTGGGTGTCTTTCTCAAGGCCGGTTTTGTAAACGGCGAAACCTTTTATCATTCTCCAGGCTGGCCGCGGAGCCAGTCTGAACACTATCTTCTTAGCGACCTGATGGTTCCGGCAATCCCCTACGACAGCGATCTGCAGATGGTTGTCGCCAAGGATATGAAGACCTACTACGAGAGCATGGACAAGATCAGCTATATGGTTACCCTGGTGGCAGCAGCTATCATGATCATTGCCTTGTTCATGGCGTTAACGATATTGCAGAAATCGGTTATTGATCCGTTGCAGAAGCTGACCATGCATGTCCGCAGGATAAAAGGCGACCAACGTCACCTGGGGGACAATGTCAGGATTACCGGTAATGCCGAGGTGGCCGAGCTCTCAAGCAATATCAATGAAATGACAGCAAGGCTTGGTACCATGTACGAAAGTCTTGAGCGCCTTGCTTTCAAGGATCCGTTAACCAATTTGCCCAACCGGGCATTGTTGCGCGATCGGCTCGAACAGACCTTGTTGTCCGCGGCCCAGAACAAGCGGACGTTTGCCCTGATGATTCTCGATCTTGACCGGTTCAAAGAGATTAATGACACGCTCGGCCACCAGATGGGTGACCTGGTGTTGCAGCAGGTCGGCGTGCTGCTGAATTCGAGGCTTGAGCTTGGCGATACCATGGGTCGGCTCGGTGGCGATGAATTTGCCGTACTGATGCACCATGCCGATGAGAAAGCCGCCGTACGAATGGCGCGTGATCTGCTGAATGAGCTGAAACAGGTAATCAAGGTGGAGGATCACAGTTTCTATCTTGGCGCCAGTATCGGCATCGCCCTGTTTCCGGAGCACGGAAAAACAGCGAGTGAACTGCTGCAGCGTGCCGACGTGGCCATGTACGCAGCCAAGGGCGCGAAAACCGGTTTCGGTGTCTACAATACGGCGCTTGACCAGCACAACCCGGAAAGACTGGCGTTGGCCGGTGATCTGCGCGACGCGGTGATCAATCGCAAGTTCATATTGCACTACCAGCCGAAGCTCGACATAAAAAGCAACATGATTACGTCAGTTGAAGCCCTGGTACGCTGGCCGCGTGGGAGCAAAAAATCTGTACCACCGGATATTTTTATTCCCATGCTTGAGCAGACTGGCCAGGTTACCGAGCTCAGCCGCTGGGTGATTGAGCAATCCCTGGTGCAGGCGCGGAAGTGGCGCGATGCCGGCAAGCCCCTGACCGTATCGGTAAACCTGTCAGTTCGTGACCTGCAGGTATCCGATATCGTTACCGTGATTTTTGATTTGCTGACTTATTACCAGTTGCCCGCCAGTGTGCTCGACCTGGAGATTACAGAAAGCTCGGTCATGACTGATCCATTGCGTGCGCTGGCCATGCTGAAAAAACTTTCCGAGGCCGGTTTGAGCATTACCATTGATGATTTTGGTACCGGCTATTCGTCACTGTCTTACCTGAAAAAATTTCCGGCCAAGGCCATGAAGATCGACAAGTCGTTTGTAATAGGTATGGACGTGGACGCCAATGATGATGCCATTGTGCGTGCCAGTGTCGACCTGGCCCATTACATGGGACTCAAGGTAGTGGCCGAAGGTGTCGAGAGTGCGCGCGTGCTGGGACGCCTGCGTGAAATAGGCTGTGATGCCGCCCAGGGGTACCATGTCGGGCGACCATTACCCATCGATGAATTCGAGCACTGGCTGGCGCTGGGCGCGTGGAAGCTGGCCTCTGTCGGGTGA
- a CDS encoding glutathione S-transferase family protein — protein MGLLIDGTWHNTWYEPDEDGKFVRPQTRFRNRVSADGSSGFKAEAGRYHLYVSLACPWAHRTLIMRKLKRLESAITVSVVNPDMLENGWSFDPADGVIADSLHNARYMHEVYTRADAHYTGRVTVPVLWDKRSDIIVSNESREILRMLDTEFDDIAVNPASFYPDTLAKLIDETIDAIYEPVNNGVYRAGFAVSQEAYEQAVTELFQALDYWDAILGRQRFLCGNVVTEADWCLFTTLFRFDAVYFGHFKCNLRRITDYSNLWPYVRDLYQHEGIADTCNMDHCKRHYYYSHDMINPTRIVPAGPELDFMLPHGRDQKFGCG, from the coding sequence ATGGGTTTACTGATAGATGGCACGTGGCATAACACATGGTATGAGCCGGATGAAGACGGCAAATTCGTACGACCACAAACTCGTTTTCGCAACCGGGTCAGTGCTGATGGTTCGTCCGGCTTCAAGGCTGAGGCCGGACGCTACCACCTGTATGTATCGCTCGCCTGTCCCTGGGCGCATCGCACCCTCATCATGCGCAAACTCAAGCGACTTGAATCAGCTATCACGGTTTCCGTGGTAAACCCTGACATGCTTGAGAACGGCTGGAGTTTTGATCCAGCTGACGGCGTGATTGCCGACAGCCTCCACAATGCGCGTTACATGCACGAGGTCTACACACGTGCCGATGCACACTACACCGGCAGGGTGACGGTTCCGGTTTTATGGGACAAACGCTCGGATATTATCGTCAGCAACGAATCACGCGAAATCCTGCGCATGCTCGATACGGAGTTCGATGATATTGCAGTCAACCCGGCAAGCTTTTACCCGGATACACTGGCAAAACTCATCGATGAGACCATCGACGCCATTTATGAGCCTGTTAACAATGGCGTCTATCGTGCCGGTTTTGCTGTCAGCCAGGAAGCCTATGAACAGGCTGTAACCGAACTGTTCCAGGCGCTTGATTATTGGGATGCAATACTGGGCAGGCAACGTTTTCTTTGCGGTAATGTTGTCACTGAAGCGGACTGGTGCCTGTTTACCACCCTGTTTCGTTTTGACGCAGTATATTTCGGGCACTTCAAATGCAACCTGAGACGAATTACCGATTACAGCAATCTCTGGCCCTATGTCCGTGACCTGTACCAGCATGAAGGCATTGCCGACACCTGCAATATGGACCACTGCAAGCGTCATTATTATTACAGTCACGACATGATTAATCCGACCCGCATTGTCCCTGCAGGACCGGAACTGGATTTCATGTTGCCCCACGGGCGCGACCAAAAATTCGGCTGCGGCTAA
- a CDS encoding DoxX family protein, with protein sequence MSFLCQLTKQYGPLAGRFLLALIFVTSGFGKIAGFAGTAGYIASKGLPMPEVLTVLTIIIELGGGLMIMVGWQARWAAAAIFLFLIPVTFIFHAFWNVTDPQAQFVDRIMFMKNLAIMGGMLLVTAWGSGPLSMKNDNC encoded by the coding sequence ATGTCTTTTTTATGTCAACTTACAAAGCAGTACGGACCATTGGCAGGCCGGTTTCTGCTGGCACTGATTTTTGTCACGTCCGGATTTGGCAAAATTGCCGGTTTTGCCGGCACCGCCGGTTACATTGCCAGCAAGGGCTTGCCAATGCCGGAAGTGCTTACGGTGCTGACCATTATCATTGAACTGGGTGGCGGCCTGATGATCATGGTCGGCTGGCAGGCACGATGGGCGGCTGCAGCCATCTTCCTGTTCCTGATCCCGGTGACCTTCATCTTTCACGCGTTCTGGAATGTAACGGATCCGCAGGCCCAGTTTGTTGATCGCATCATGTTCATGAAGAACCTTGCCATCATGGGTGGCATGCTGCTGGTAACGGCCTGGGGTTCAGGACCATTGAGCATGAAGAATGATAACTGCTGA
- a CDS encoding pirin family protein: MAIELRPGAERGESRYGGWLHSYHTFSFADYVDPAHVHFSVLRVINDDTVQGGGGFPPHPHRDMEIISYVTQGGLAHRDSMGNGSVIRAGEFQRMTAGTGVVHSEYNVSADEAVKFFQIWIVPNQRMLPPSYDQRKFEVSEKQNRLCLVASGNPDDDALHIHQDCRLYLCRLDRGASVVHNLAHGRCAYIQVVEGTLQLNDIDMQAGDGARVHNTDQCRFSATTETEFLLFDLP; encoded by the coding sequence ATGGCTATTGAATTACGCCCGGGCGCCGAACGCGGTGAAAGCCGTTACGGTGGCTGGCTACACAGCTATCACACTTTTTCCTTTGCCGACTATGTTGACCCGGCACATGTGCACTTTTCGGTTTTGCGGGTCATCAATGACGACACGGTTCAGGGTGGTGGTGGATTCCCGCCGCATCCGCACCGGGACATGGAAATAATCAGTTACGTTACCCAGGGCGGGCTGGCGCACCGGGACAGTATGGGCAACGGCTCCGTTATCCGGGCTGGCGAGTTTCAGCGCATGACCGCCGGCACCGGTGTCGTGCACAGCGAATACAACGTCTCGGCAGACGAGGCGGTCAAATTTTTCCAGATCTGGATCGTGCCCAACCAGCGCATGTTGCCGCCTTCCTACGATCAGCGGAAATTTGAAGTTTCGGAAAAACAGAACCGGTTATGCCTGGTTGCTTCCGGGAATCCGGATGATGATGCGCTGCATATCCACCAGGATTGCCGGCTGTACCTGTGCCGCCTCGACCGAGGCGCCAGCGTTGTCCACAACCTGGCTCACGGACGCTGTGCCTATATCCAGGTAGTGGAAGGAACGCTGCAACTGAATGATATCGACATGCAGGCCGGGGACGGTGCGCGCGTACACAACACGGATCAATGCCGGTTCTCGGCAACGACTGAAACCGAATTCTTGTTATTTGATCTGCCCTGA